In Paenibacillus sp. 1781tsa1, one DNA window encodes the following:
- a CDS encoding DUF817 domain-containing protein, with product MKPIIQLLHFGYHQAMSCIFPVAIFGTLALSSVIPIPFLYRYDAILLVLLVVQYLMYRSGLETRDEIKVICVFHMIGLVLEIYKVWMGSWSYPEPAYTKIFGVPLYSGFMYASVASFMCQVWRRLRMDMTGWPGLLPSILLGAAIYINFFTHHFIPDFRWWLTALVFIVFWKTWIIYRVRATTYRMPLSIAFVIVGFFIWTAENIATFFNGWKYPDQHDAWQLVSFSKISSWFLLVIISVIIVAQLKHVKANRTTDDPV from the coding sequence ATGAAACCGATAATACAGCTGCTTCATTTCGGCTATCATCAGGCGATGAGCTGCATATTTCCTGTAGCGATCTTTGGAACATTGGCCCTATCCAGCGTAATCCCAATTCCTTTTCTTTATCGATATGATGCCATCCTGCTCGTATTACTTGTTGTGCAGTACCTGATGTATCGAAGCGGCTTGGAAACCCGGGATGAAATCAAGGTCATCTGTGTATTTCACATGATTGGCCTGGTGTTGGAGATCTATAAAGTATGGATGGGCTCATGGTCATACCCTGAGCCAGCGTACACCAAAATCTTTGGTGTCCCTCTTTATAGTGGATTCATGTATGCAAGTGTAGCCAGCTTTATGTGTCAGGTGTGGCGAAGACTGCGAATGGATATGACTGGCTGGCCTGGTTTATTACCTTCCATTCTGCTCGGAGCAGCCATTTATATCAACTTTTTCACCCATCATTTTATTCCCGATTTTCGCTGGTGGCTGACGGCGCTTGTATTTATTGTCTTCTGGAAAACGTGGATTATCTACCGGGTGCGAGCAACAACCTATCGAATGCCGTTATCCATTGCTTTTGTTATTGTTGGTTTCTTCATCTGGACTGCGGAGAATATCGCTACATTCTTCAATGGCTGGAAATATCCTGATCAGCATGATGCCTGGCAACTGGTTAGCTTTAGCAAGATCAGTTCGTGGTTCCTGCTGGTGATCATCAGCGTCATCATCGTTGCGCAGCTCAAACATGTGAAAGCCAATCGAACAACAGATGATCCTGTGTAA
- a CDS encoding YojF family protein, producing the protein MQPIKPQDIQLRISELADQDLYVHLELTSGAYAHHYDSSKHPASAFITNAAIRYTQGSISGTGPYRVGLKTTQGWIYAEGLTHIDELENERLILAGHDTQGKLVVALQLSREMF; encoded by the coding sequence ATGCAACCGATCAAACCTCAAGATATTCAGCTCCGAATCAGTGAACTTGCTGATCAGGACTTATACGTACATCTCGAACTCACGTCTGGTGCATATGCACATCACTATGACAGTTCGAAGCATCCGGCTTCGGCATTCATTACCAATGCGGCCATACGATATACGCAGGGCTCTATTTCGGGTACGGGTCCATACCGGGTAGGTCTAAAAACCACTCAGGGATGGATATATGCCGAGGGTCTTACACATATTGACGAACTGGAAAACGAAAGACTTATTCTGGCTGGTCACGACACTCAAGGCAAGCTGGTTGTGGCGTTACAACTGAGTCGGGAGATGTTCTGA
- the bshB2 gene encoding bacillithiol biosynthesis deacetylase BshB2: protein MNTTHNEHERILVVYPHPDDEAFSVSGTLAKYIDGGAHVTYACLTLGEMGRNMGIPPFANRVTLPAIRKQELIEASAAIGIQDLRMLGFHDKMIEFEDPQLLDDRIMALLEELKPSLVITFYPGFSVHPDHDATGEAVIRTITRLPVAERPVVHCVAFSNNHEQFIGKADVFVDVTGYLSQKMASIRAHRSQFQAAELVGNRELNDEEIKKRFGKETFWTYPFE, encoded by the coding sequence ATGAATACTACACACAATGAGCATGAGCGAATCTTGGTGGTGTATCCACATCCGGATGATGAAGCTTTCTCTGTATCGGGTACGTTAGCCAAATACATAGATGGCGGTGCCCATGTAACCTACGCTTGTCTGACACTTGGCGAGATGGGGCGCAACATGGGCATTCCTCCCTTTGCCAACAGAGTCACATTGCCTGCGATTCGCAAGCAAGAACTAATTGAAGCTTCCGCAGCGATTGGAATTCAGGATTTAAGAATGCTTGGTTTCCACGATAAAATGATTGAGTTTGAAGACCCGCAGCTGCTCGACGATCGTATTATGGCACTGCTTGAGGAACTGAAACCGTCACTCGTCATCACTTTCTATCCGGGTTTCAGTGTTCATCCCGATCATGATGCTACCGGAGAAGCCGTCATTCGCACGATTACTCGTCTTCCTGTAGCTGAGCGCCCAGTGGTTCACTGTGTTGCGTTTTCGAATAATCATGAACAGTTCATTGGCAAAGCAGATGTATTCGTTGATGTGACTGGATACTTAAGTCAAAAGATGGCATCCATTCGTGCCCATCGTTCACAATTCCAGGCAGCAGAACTTGTCGGAAATCGTGAGCTGAATGATGAAGAAATCAAGAAACGCTTTGGTAAAGAAACATTTTGGACCTATCCATTTGAATAA